The Cryptosporangium phraense genome segment TCCGTGCCCAGGAGGTCCGGCCATGATCTCTCATGTCAACTGCGTGATCCTCTACGTTCGCGACCAGCAGCGATCGCTCGAGTTCTACGTCGACACGCTCGGCTGGGACCTCCGGACGGACGCCTTGATGTCCGACGGCACGCGCTGGATCGACGTCGCACCGCCCCGGGCTCGCACCCGGGTCGCGCTGATCACGCCCACCGGCGGCTACGTCTTCCCGCCGAGCGCCGCCGCGCCCTGCACGCTCACGACCGAGGACGCTCAGGCGACGTTTCACGACCTGAAGGGCCGGGGCGTCGAGGTGACCGAGCCGGTCGTCGAGTCCTGGGCCACCTACCTCACGGTCACCGACCCGGACGGCTACGTCTACGTCGTCGGCGAGAACCACGATTAGCGGCGGGGCAGCCTCAACACGTGATCGCGGATGTCGCCGCCGACGCCGGTCGAGAGCGTCTTGCCGGCCGCGTGCAGCTCTCTCACCGCGGCCCTGATCTGGGCCGTGTCGGCGGTGCCGAACAGCCCGTCGAGAACCTCGCGGGGACGGTCGGAGATCCGGAACTCGCCCACCCGGCGCCGGGTGGCCAGCAGGTTCTGCTTGAGGCTCTCGACGACCGCCCGCTCCTCGTGCCGCTCGGCCCCCACGGCCAGGTGCTGCGCGCTCTGCATCCCTTCGACCGGCAGTTGGTCGCCCTCGTCGGGCGTCCCGGACTGTCGTAACGTGCGGCGCCAGCCCCGGCGCGCCCTCGCGACAGCGTCCGCGAAAGCCCAGGCGCCGTGGGGTTGCCGAGTGATCAGGATCAGCCAGAACACCGGTTCGTCGTTCGGGTTCACCCGGACCGCGGCCGGCCAGGCGCGGCCCGGCAGGGCCGCCTCCAGACGGCGGAGGTAGCCGCGGACCACCGCGCCGGCGCCGCCCGAGTGGAACTCGGTGCGCCAGTCCGCGCCGACCGCGCGGTCGAGCTTCTCGAGCGCGGCCTCCGACCGGCGCCCGCCGACCAGGTTGACCGCGATCCGTTTGATCGCGTCCGCCCGGACGAACGCGATGACGTCCGTGCTCGGCCAGCGACCGGCGCGCGGTCCGCTGAGTAACTCGGTCAGCGCGTCGAGCTGCAGGCTGCCCGCGGTGACGTCGTGGACGAGGAGGAGCGCGGCCTGCTCGGCCTCGGTGAGGAGCTCGGGCAGCGCGTCGGCGACGGTTCCCCGCCGGGCGTCGGTGCCGGCCAGCGGTTTGAGGGCGGCCGGGCTCTCGTCGAAATGGATCAGGCGCGCGTCCGGCGCGCCTGCGGCGGCCGATTCCAACGCGGACGCCAGGGAGCCCGCCGGTTCGCCGACGACGACGGGGGACGCGGTGACCCGGCCTTTTGTCGCAGTTCGGAGCCAAGAACCCAGATAGTTCCCGAGGAACTGCGCTACCAGGAGCGCCGACGACTGCCGCGATGTAACGAGCGGTGTCGACCGGGCCACGCCACTACTTTCCCACGGGCCTCCGGGGCCGTGTGGGCGCAGTCAGCCGAACGGTCACACGTCGCCCAGGTCACCTTGACTGTTCACCGACCGGGCCTGCAATCTCTAGCGAGCAGCTAGGTCTTACCGAACTCATCATCAAAGGGAGCCGCCGTGATCACGCGCCGCCAACTGTTCGCAGGCTCTGCCTCGCTCGGCCTGCTGGGTGCGCTCGCGGCTTGTGGGGGTAACGACGAAGACAGCGGCACCGAAGGCGTCGCCAAGGAACTGCGGCTGGGCTTCTTCCCGAACCTGACCCACGCCCCCGCGCTGGTCGGCGTGAGCGAGGGTCTGTTCACGAAGTCCCTGGGCAGCACGAAGCTCTCGACTCAGCAGTTCAACGCCGGTCCGGCCGCCGTCGAGCAGATCTTCGCCGAGGCGCTGGACGCGACCTACGTCGGTCCTAACCCGACGGTCAACGCGTTCGTCAAGAGCAAGGGCGAGATCATCCGGGTCATCGCCGGTGCGGCCTCCGGCGGCGTGGCTTTCGTCGTCAAAAAGGGCATTACGGAAGCGAACCTCAAGGGTAAGAAGATCGGCACGCCTCAGCTGGGCAATACCCAGGACGTCGCGTTGCGGTACTGGCTCAAGCAGAAGGGGCTGACCGCGACCAAGGAGGGTGGCGGCGACGTCAAGATCCAGCCTCAGGAGAACGCGCAGATCCTGGAGAAGTTCACGGCCGGCCAGCTCGACGGCGCCTGGGTGCCCGAGCCCTGGGTGAGCCGCCTGGTCGCGGCCGGCGGCGAGGTGCTGGTCGACGAGCGCGACCTGTGGCCGAACAAGCGGTTCGTGATCACGAACCTGATCGTCCGCACCGAGTTCCTCGAGAAGTACCCGAAGACCGTGAAGGCGCTGCTCGAGGGCCACGTGGCCGCGAACGACGCGATCAAGAGCGATCCGGCGAAGGCCCAGCAGGCGGTCTCGGACCAGATCGGCAAGCTCACCGGCAAGCCGCTCAAGCTCGACACGATCAAGAAGGCCTGGCCGACGCTGGAGTTCCTCAACGACCCGATCGCGTCCTCCCTCACCACCGGCGCCGAGCACGCCGAAGAGGTCGGGCTGCTCGACAAGGTCGACCTGAAGGGCCTCTACGACTTGAAGCTTCTCAACGAGGTGCTCAAGGAGAAGGGGGAGAGCTCGGTGACCCAACCATGACAGCCGTGACCACCGGCACGACCACGAAGGCGGGCGCTGTCCGCCTTCGTGGCGTGTCCAAGCGCTATCCGGGCGGCACGCTCGCGCTCGACGGTGTCGACCTGTCGGTCCAGCCCGGCGAATTCGTCTGCCTGGTCGGGGCCTCGGGATGCGGGAAGAGCACGCTGCTCAACCTCGTCGCCGGGCTGGACGCTCCGACCGCGGGCGAGATCGACGTCGAGGGCGGCCGGGCCGCGTTCATGTTCCAGGAACCGGCGCTCTTCCCCTGGCTGAAGGTCGGGCAGAACGTCGAGGTGCCGTTGAAGCTGCGGGGGGTCTCTCGGGCCGAGCGGCGTGCACAGGCATTGGATCTGCTGGCGACGGTTCGTCTTCGGGATGTCGCCGACAAGCGGCCCCACGAGCTCTCCGGCGGTATGCGTCAGCGGGTCGCGCTGGCCCGCACCTTGGCCCAGGACGCGCCGGTGCTGCTGATGGACGAGCCGTTCGCCGCGCTCGACGCGATGACCCGGGACGCTCTCCACGACGAGCTCGAGCGGGTGTGGCTGGAGCGGAAGCTGAGCGTCCTCTTCGTCACGCACAACGTCCGCGAGGCGGTGCGCCTCGGCGACCGGATCATCCTGCTGGCCAGCCGTCCGGGCCGGGTGATCCAGGAGTTCGTCGTCGATCAGCCGCGGCCGCGGCGGCTGGATGACCCTTCGGTCGCCGCCTTGGCGGGCGAGGTCACCGATCGCCTGAAGGAAGAGGTGCGCCGGCATGTCAGTTGAGATCCCCGGCAAGCCGGACTTCTCGAGCGCACAGGAAATGGCCGAGCTGGCCGGGCTCGACGCGCTGGAATTCGAGCCGGAGCGGCGGGATCTCGGGCGCCGGATCTGGCGCAGTGCCTGGCCGAAGCTTCTGGCGATCGTGCTCGCGGTCGCGGTGTGGCAGATCGTGGTCGAGACGGGCTGGCGATCGCGCACGATCCTGCCCCCGCCCACCGAGGTGTTCCCGCAGCTCTGGGACATGCTGACGACCGGCTCGTTCTGGAGCGCGGTGGCCACCACCATGCGCCGGGCGATCATCGGGTTCGCGGTCGCGGTGGCGATCGGGCTGGTGATCGGGTTCGCGGTGGCCCGGTTCGCGGTGCTGCGGGCCGCGGTGGGGTCGCTGATCACCGGTCTGCAGACGATGCCGTCGATCGCCTGGTTCCCGCTGGCGATCGTGCTGTTCCAGGGCGGCGAGGCGGCGATCTTCTTCGTGATCGTGCTCGGTGCCGCTCCGTCGGTGGCGAACGGCGTGCTGGCCGGCGTCGACTTCGTGCCGCCGTTGCTCGTCCGGGCCGGGCGGAACATGGGCGCGAGCGGGTTCAGCCTCTATCGGACCGTGATCGGGCCGGCGTCACTACCGGCGATCCTGGCCGGGCTGAAACAGGGCTGGGCGTTCTCCTGGCGCAGCCTCATGGCCGGTGAGCTGATCGTCGTGATCGGCGAGTCCGGGTCGCTGGGCGCGTTGCTGACGTTCACCCGCGAGCTGTCCGAGTACGGGCAGATGCTCGGGGTCATGATCGTGATCCTGGTGATCGGAATCCTGGCCGACGCCGTGTTCGGCTGGGCCAACAACTCCCTCCGCCGGCGCTGGGGTCTGGCTACCGACCGCACCTGATCAGCAGATTTTCCGTAAGTTTCCCTCAATTCCGATGCATTCGGTCGGGGCTGAGTGTGACCGACGGGCGAATGAGCGGCATGATGGGAAGGTGCAGATATCGGCTCGGGCGGAGTACGCGGTAAGGGCACTTCTGGCGCTCGCCGCGAACGATCCCACGACGTCCACGGCCCAGGCGCTCGCTGACGAGCAGGGCCTTCCCCGCAAGTTCCTCGAGGCGATTCTTTCCGACCTCCGCCGCGGTGGGCTGGTACGCAGCCAGCGCGGGGCCGAGGGCGGGTACCGGCTCGCGCGTCCGGCCGACTCGATCGCGATCGGTGAGGTACTCCGGGTGGTCGACGGCCCGCTGGCCGGCGTCCGGGGTGAGCGGCCCGAGGCCGCCATCTATACCGGAGCGGCGCAGAACCTGCAGACCGTGTGGGTCGCGGTGCGGGCGGCGGTCCGCAACGTGCTGGACGAGGTGACGCTGGCCGATGTGTTGTCGGGGAACTTCCCGGCTCACGTCAGCGAGATGGTGGCGGCGCCGGGAGCCTGGGCGTCGAAGTAGGTTCTCAGCCTCGCAGAGGCTCGGAGGCGCTGAGCGCGAAGGCGGCGGCCGCGTCGACCGGGCGGGGGCGCTCGACCGAGCCCTGCTCGTCCCACTCGATGCGGGCGGCCAGCTCGAGGTAGCGGTCGATGTCGTTGACGCTGTCGGTCGCGGTTCCGTACATGGTGCCCTCCGTTGGGTCCGTTGCCTCCAACACAGATAACGACCGGAAAAGTGCGTCGTCCGGTTCAGATCGGGTGCAGGGAAGGAGCAGGGGCCGGCCGCTTGCATCCGCGCGGCCGGCTGAGCTACCGGGCGGACGGTAGCGGACGGGGTTCCTCCTTGATGGTTTTGCTCGTACCGGTGGTCGGCCAGAGGTTGCGGGGGTCGGTGGACCGGGCCGTGTCGGTGCTGCCGTCGGCGAGCCAGGCGGCCTGCCCGTTGACGTAGAGTTCCCACCCGCCGAAGGCGTCGTGCGTGCCCGAGACCGCGTACTGGAGCGCGCCGTCCGCGCCCCTGGTGATCGTCACGCGGACGACGGCGTCGACGTCGGCGATCTGGGTGTTGATCAATCCCCCGACGATGTCTCGGAGGTTGAGCGGGCCGATGCCGACGTTCGGCATGAAGTCCGCTGACTTCCAGGGGAAGTAGGGCGTGCCCACGAGCTGGAAGGTCACTTCGACGCGATCGCTGACGTTGCGGTAACCCGCCGACGCCACCATGTCTTTCGGGTCCGACGCGGTCAGCGTGCCCGCGATGGGCAGCGCTCCGGGCTTGAGCTGCCGCCACCAGGCCGGCGAGTCGGGCGCCTGGGTCGTATCGCCGTTCCAGTAGAGCTCCGTCTCGCCGAACTGGGCGGCCGGTTTCTCGGCCGCCGTGACGCGGAGCTGGTCGGGGTTGAGCCGCACGGTGTACGCGATGCGCGCGCGGCTCGATCCGCCGCTCTGTTCGTAGTACCGGTCGTCGCCACGGATCGCGACGGGGGCGCCGGCGAGGGTGATCGCCTCCGCCGGGATGAACCAGCGCAGCTCGAAGGTGACCGTCACGTTCCGGGTCCGCTTCAGCGACTGCGTGGTGGCGGTCGTTCCCGAGTCCCCGTGCTTCAGGTCCGAGCCTTGGTCGTCGCCCGGCCATTGATCCCACTCGCCGGGATCGGAACCCTCCGGCTCCGCCTGCACCAACGGCGGGTCGCTGTACGCCTGCTGTTCGTTGGGCCCGACGCTGCCCGGCTGCTGTTGTTGCCGGCGGTCCATGTCTTTGCCCTGGTTCGCGCGGGCGCCCTGCTCCGAGGTGTTCTTGGGCTTGCCTACCAGCGACGCGGCCGTCTTGAAGTTCTCGGCGGCCCAGCGCTGCGCGGCCTCCGATCCGCCGAACGCTCCGCGCAGCGCCGCGTCCGCGAGCCCGGTGGTGCCGGAGAGCCCGCTCATGTCACGGAACATGGTGCCTTGTGAGAGGGCGTTGAGCGCCGCTGTCATGCCGGTCGGATCCGGGAGCGGCGTCGGGTTCGTGATGTTGAGTACCGTCGGCGACAACGGCTGCGCCTTCAGATCCGGTGTCTGGTCGCGCGACTCGGCGGTGAGCGCGGCGATCTCGGAGGCGACGATCGGGATCGGCGAGTCCTGCCAGTTCCAGAACCGGCTGTTGTCGAGCTTCTCCGCGGAGTTCGCGCGCCCGAGCACCGCCTCGGCGAACACGCCGCCGGTCGGCAACGGCACGATCGCCTCCGACACCACTCCCGTCTGGAGTTGCTTCTCGTCGAGGAACTTCTGCCAGTCGTCGTCGGTGGCGTAGGTGCGGAACACGAGATAGTTGGCGGCCACCGTCACGGGTGTGGGGTCGATCGCCTCCATCAACGGCCGGCCGGCCAGCGTGAAGCGCGCCAACGCGAGCGCGATCGACGGGGCATCGAGGCTCTGCCAGATCGCTTGGCTGTAATGCAGGGCGTTCTCGTCCAAGTGCCCGGAGATCGTGTCGAAGCCGGCGCTGACGCCGAGATCGAGCAGCGCGACGTCGTCCGTTCCGGCGGTGACCGGCACGGTGACCGTCGCGGTGACCCACCGTCCGTGGTCCTCGCCGGGGTCGGCCCGCACTCGCTCGCCCCGGATCTGTACGGCCACCGTGCCGGCATAGGCGCTCTTCTGCGGGTCCCGACGCAGCAGGACGCGGCGGACGGACGACATCGCGCCGTCGAAGTTGGTGCTGATGTGATCGTGCTCGGCCACGGCTGGGGCCTTGTCCACACCGGCCGTCTGCCGGTCCGAGGCGGTCGTCGGCTGAGCCAAGGCGGCCGTCTGCTGGTCGGCCAGGGCCGGAGGCCGCGTGGCGTCGGCCGCGAAGGGCTGGTATGTCACGCTTCCGTTCTGGTGTTCGACGACGAGCCCGCGGAACGGATGCCCCGGCGTGCTGGTGCCGACGTCGATCCTGTGCCAATCCTCGACCGGAATCGCGACGTCGCGCGCGCGGACGGCGCCGACCCCGTACTCCGCGGCGAACTCGGTGACCGTCCACGAGAGCGCTGGCGACGAGAGCGCGAGGATCTCCGCGTCGAGGTCGGTGCGTAACGCCGTGCCGACCGCCGGGGTCAGCGCGGCGGCTGCGATCGCCTCGCGGAAGCGGTAGACGAGTTCGCGCCGGCGGAAGTCGAATACCTTCATCGGGACGAACAGGCAGCGGGTCACTCGGTTGAGCTCGATCGCCACGCGGTAGGTCTGGACGACCTCGTAGTACTGCACGGTCAGCGCGTGCATGTGGTTGTAGTTCGTGACGGCGCGGGTCGAGAGCCGTTCGTGCTCCTCCTGAGAAACCTCCTGGACCACTGTCGACCAGCGCTCACGGACCATCGTCGACGCCTGCTGGGTCAGGTCGGCGATGTTCTGCGTGAGCTCCGACCGCAGGTTGCGCGAGCCGGTGGAGACGCCCCAACTCGACGCCTGGCTCTTCCCCGAGCCGTAGCCGATCGAGTAGCCGCCGCCCCAGCCGTACCCCTGGCTGTCTCCGCCGTACGAGCCGCCACCCCCGCCGCTCTTGCCGATTCCCCAGCTCTCGCCGCCGGACTGGGCCGCGCTCATGCCGGATTGGAACTCGCCGGCCACCGCGTCGACGACCTCGTTGAGCGCCCGGGTGTGCGTCTGTTGGTTGGTGAGCTGATCCTGTTCGCGGGTGCTCTCCATGCGCTCACCCCGCTCGCGGCGTTCCCAGTCGACGAGCGCTATCCGCGTACTCTCTCCCGGCGCGAGTGCCAGGCTATGCAGCAGCTGGCCCAGGGCCAGGCCGTTGGTGTACCAGGACTGCGAGAACTCCACCACGGCGCCGACCGCGATGCGATCGAACCCGGCGTTGCTCAGCAACGCGTCCGTGAGATCGACCTGCCCGGCGGCTTCGATCGCCGGGCTCGCCGGGTCGACGTGCGCCGGCAGCCAGTGTGCGAGCGCGGACCGCGGGTCGGCCGCCGCGAGTTCGCGCGGCCCGGCGGGTGCCGGCGGCGGGTCGACGAAACGATCGAGCAGAATTGTCTGGTAATAGGCGCGTTGGTTGGGGTGCGTGCCCATTGTCGGCACGAGCTCGGGTGGGGTGCCGGGATCCCAGACGCCGCTATCCCAAATAGTGTCGGAATTCTGCGCGGGAGTGTCGACCACAGAAGAAAGGTAGCGCCAGCGGCGATTCAGGAGAAGGCTGAGGGAGAAGTAGTGGCTCGCCGACGCAGTGAGGAATCTCCATGGCCATTCCGGCGCGCAGGATTCGTGACCGTGAGTCCTTCAACAACGTGACTTCCTCACCACACGAAACCGCCGCGATCTACTTTTTCA includes the following:
- a CDS encoding ABC transporter ATP-binding protein, translated to MTAVTTGTTTKAGAVRLRGVSKRYPGGTLALDGVDLSVQPGEFVCLVGASGCGKSTLLNLVAGLDAPTAGEIDVEGGRAAFMFQEPALFPWLKVGQNVEVPLKLRGVSRAERRAQALDLLATVRLRDVADKRPHELSGGMRQRVALARTLAQDAPVLLMDEPFAALDAMTRDALHDELERVWLERKLSVLFVTHNVREAVRLGDRIILLASRPGRVIQEFVVDQPRPRRLDDPSVAALAGEVTDRLKEEVRRHVS
- a CDS encoding VOC family protein — translated: MISHVNCVILYVRDQQRSLEFYVDTLGWDLRTDALMSDGTRWIDVAPPRARTRVALITPTGGYVFPPSAAAPCTLTTEDAQATFHDLKGRGVEVTEPVVESWATYLTVTDPDGYVYVVGENHD
- a CDS encoding ABC transporter substrate-binding protein; amino-acid sequence: MITRRQLFAGSASLGLLGALAACGGNDEDSGTEGVAKELRLGFFPNLTHAPALVGVSEGLFTKSLGSTKLSTQQFNAGPAAVEQIFAEALDATYVGPNPTVNAFVKSKGEIIRVIAGAASGGVAFVVKKGITEANLKGKKIGTPQLGNTQDVALRYWLKQKGLTATKEGGGDVKIQPQENAQILEKFTAGQLDGAWVPEPWVSRLVAAGGEVLVDERDLWPNKRFVITNLIVRTEFLEKYPKTVKALLEGHVAANDAIKSDPAKAQQAVSDQIGKLTGKPLKLDTIKKAWPTLEFLNDPIASSLTTGAEHAEEVGLLDKVDLKGLYDLKLLNEVLKEKGESSVTQP
- a CDS encoding RrF2 family transcriptional regulator — its product is MQISARAEYAVRALLALAANDPTTSTAQALADEQGLPRKFLEAILSDLRRGGLVRSQRGAEGGYRLARPADSIAIGEVLRVVDGPLAGVRGERPEAAIYTGAAQNLQTVWVAVRAAVRNVLDEVTLADVLSGNFPAHVSEMVAAPGAWASK
- a CDS encoding ABC transporter permease; translation: MSVEIPGKPDFSSAQEMAELAGLDALEFEPERRDLGRRIWRSAWPKLLAIVLAVAVWQIVVETGWRSRTILPPPTEVFPQLWDMLTTGSFWSAVATTMRRAIIGFAVAVAIGLVIGFAVARFAVLRAAVGSLITGLQTMPSIAWFPLAIVLFQGGEAAIFFVIVLGAAPSVANGVLAGVDFVPPLLVRAGRNMGASGFSLYRTVIGPASLPAILAGLKQGWAFSWRSLMAGELIVVIGESGSLGALLTFTRELSEYGQMLGVMIVILVIGILADAVFGWANNSLRRRWGLATDRT